A genomic segment from Brienomyrus brachyistius isolate T26 chromosome 9, BBRACH_0.4, whole genome shotgun sequence encodes:
- the nes gene encoding nestin isoform X9, whose amino-acid sequence MEVPSYMGTEKYQMLELNKRLETYLGRVKFLEEENKLLHGEVEALRQSKNQRVWKGQLEGELRKTREEVEAALREKDRVELEVSNLNEELQMLQLQRKKVAVARAETKKTVDESKKQLEEEHRGQIWLREKLAQLEKELQFHMEVHQEDVSLLQTQIIHTQYVPPHTYVQPQLLGLEDIKQEFSQRAARAWQEAAGSFQNQVQRLEDSLTQAKSRMAQVSQEKKESYLMAQCLAKELEAAQAKKELLEKNVSQQKDRQLKELQHLEVHLEALESEKAELSNQTAAILKDRHNLLQLKLSLGLEVATYRTLLDSESLRPRVSPKIYYQSASTSREVPKHQTIKQSLTPTISVKPGRRSEMTAPTMAPASLQAPKVNPNEKSIRSEMTNNEEDGWCAESPGSPGWSTHYSKADVIDSSLSGDVRAVEADEGEDHAYALSEQMAQELRATVISLDTSVTETSAIRETHIKEMEEECNLEIAGLEKNLTKQPSLAGEELDQDSKNTLKCLTVTPQFAVDIKGLLSSEQTLDVSEKENPDALKADQLEDNFSDRPVEEVSEMTEKYLPVEAVDESLLVWGEKQVGSEEVNGMESMTSGSKSEPESERELELETIPNETDSFGFEALVSNQSNSAELMLDEKTAEESQSSMTEVKGMQFSEEISLNHRQTTTSYEESKDNVGSMAHQQVDELTLEECRTCELKGCVRKLEEENAGDVAEQTCDNGERDEEKIDGVMEVGEENQSFHTSTLIFECPRVEKTNEQQVHLFTNAEQQEFSDNDDVSNATNSWRTGGDLDSTDSYALENTLADTRPLIRYRSDETDMNTQASHLGETDSSEDEEQESGAGIFEKEKRYSLGSRGDRMIEDLIEEPEWEEIQKSENAGCFNNRETDTSQIEEDDGHGIDKIEEKEIHFEGNVGCLESDGKSVLEIDRKAMLSEENIDLDQAEQDRALGNKAYDQTNLNKDMGDHVDGIVSTGSTDTKADLEKYCYDKATPLSSMEVDSNFLPQETDSTDIKADLEKDGEDDPTTQINWEVDSNFLPQATDSTDIKADLDKDSEDDPTTQINLEVDSNFLPQATDSTDIKADLEKDSEDDPTTQINLEMDSNFLPQATDSTDIKADLEKDSEDDPTTQINLEVDSNFLPQATDSTDIKADLEKDSEDDPTTQINWEMDSNFLPQATDSTDIKADLEKDSEDDPTTQINWEVDTNFLPQATDLTDIKADLEKDSEDDPTTQINWEVDTNFLPQATDSTDIKADLEKDSEDDPTTQINLEVDTNFLPQATDSIDIKADLEKDSEDDPTTQINWEVDTNFLPQATDSIDIKADLEKDSEDDPTTQINLEVDTNFLPQATDSTDIKADLEKDSEDDPTTQINWEVDTNFLPQETDSTDIKADLEKDSEDDPTTQINWEVDSNFLPQPTDSTDIKADLEKDSEDDPTTQINWEVDTNFLPQETDSTDIKADLEKDSEDDPTTQINLEMDSNFLPQATDSTDIKADLEKDSEDDPTTQINLEMDSNFLPQATDSTDIKADLEKDSEDDPTTQINLEAESKFLPQETDSTDIKADLEKDSEDDPTTQINLEADSNFLPQQGTIECEEFMEPKSHASCDSETNLVNPVNINSEESSGNLSDNEEGIRKESFVENFTISSYGQSPSTENDNTSEILHSQTVTSDEGSEKVLKSEVTEMRPEQKEEDGENSSMLTNVDFNDDLSLHSEITSIAEVLEHTAISDLEDSYSSEDDSPNASQSLKSINQEDISENHKEKETMTCSVNDSGLIGGTEKHFPKLSSTSIENAWGSSDHIQDDKRGILGTDLKASDQFIQSDENIKEYFSYTEQKYGESKASEQQNGNDHDSETKEDEIFTAEVEGLPRIHEKCTELFSATLNEEFWNSNGKMGAFFHPQECGNSECVHTHPNQNAENTENMLETKQCTELRLKEAQSHGLPVQEQIPAHIEQLLYENMERDKKHSEESLEEEDSWSGGED is encoded by the exons ATGGAGGTCCCCAGCTACATGGGAACTGAGAAGTACCAGATGCTGGAGCTCAACAAGCGTTTGGAGACATACCTGGGCAGGGTGAAGTTCCTTGAGGAGGAGAACAAGCTGCTACATGGGGAAGTTGAGGCTCTGAGGCAGAGTAAGAACCAGCGGGTCTGGAAAGGACAGCTGGAGGGTGAGCTGAGGAAGACCAGGGAGGAAGTGGAGGCAGCTTTGAGGGAGAAGGACAGGGTGGAGCTCGAAGTAAGCAATCTTAATGAGGAGCTGCAGATGCTTCAGCTACAGAGGAAGAAGGTGGCAGTTGCCCGGGCTGAGACCAAGAAGACAGTAGATGAAAGTAAGAAACAACTGGAGGAGGAACATAGAGGCCAGATCTGGCTACGAGAGAAGCTGGCTCAACTGGAGAAAGAGCTGCAGTTCCACATGGAGGTCCACCAAGAGGATGTCTCACTCCTGCAAACCCAGATAATCCACACCCAGTATGTCCCTCCTCATACTTATGTTCAACCACAGCTACTTGGCCTTGAGGACATAAAGCAAGAGTTCTCCCAGAGGGCTGCCCGGGCATGGCAGGAGGCAGCGGGATCATTTCAGAACCAGGTTCAGCGTCTGGAAGACTCTCTGACCCAGGCCAAGTCTCGTATGGCCCAGGTGAGCCAAGAGAAGAAGGAGAGCTACTTGATGGCCCAGTGCCTAGCCAAGGAGCTGGAAGCAGCCCAGGCCAAGAAGGAGCTCCTTGAGAAGAACGTTTCTCAACAGAAGGACAGGCAGCTGAAAGAGCTCCAGCACCTAGAG GTGCATCTGGAGGCCCTGGAAAGCGAGAAAGCAGAGCTTAGTAACCAGACTGCGGCTATTCTGAAGGACAGACACAACCTGCTGCAGCTGAAGCTGTCGCTGGGGCTGGAGGTGGCCACATACAG AACTCTACTAGACAGTGAGAGTCTGAGACCACGTGTGTCTCCCAAAATTTACTACCAGAGTGCCAGCACTTCCC GTGAAGTGCCAAAGCATCAGACTATTAAACAAAGCCTTACCCCCACCATTTCAGTAAAGCCTGGGAGGAGGTCTGAGATGACTGCACCAACAATGGCCCCAGCAAGCCTTCAGGCCCCAAAAGTCAACCCTAACGAAAAGTCCATCAGATCTGAAATGACAAATAATGAGGAAGATGGATGGTGTGCAGAGTCACCCGGTTCTCCAGGTTGGTCAACACATTACTCAAAAGCAGATGTGATTGACAGCAGTTTAAGTGGAGATGTAAGAGCCGTTGAGGCCGATGAGGGGGAGGACCATGCCTACGCTCTCTCTGAGCAAATGGCACAAGAATTAAGAGCCACTGTAATTAGTCTAGACACATCTGTCACCGAGACGTCTGCCATCAGGGAAACGCACATTAAAGAAATGGAGGAGGAATGTAATTTAGAGATCGCTGGGCTCGAAAAAAATCTGACAAAGCAGCCGTCCCTTGCAGGAGAAGAGTTAGACCAGGAttcaaaaaacacattaaaatgtttGACAGTGACACCCCAATTCGCTGTTGACATCAAAGGGCTCCTTAGCTCTGAACAAACACTTGatgtttctgaaaaagaaaatccAGATGCTTTGAAGGCCGATCAACTGGAAGACAACTTTAGTGACAGACCTGTAGAGGAGGTCTCTGAAATGACTGAAAAGTACCTTCCAGTTGAAGCTGTAGATGAATCATTGTTAGTATGGGGTGAAAAACAAGTAGGGTCAGAGGAGGTTAATGGAATGGAAAGCATGACATCGGGATCTAAGTCAGAACCAGAATCAGAAAGAGAATTAGAACTGGAAACCATCCCAAATGAGACAGATTCCTTTGGCTTTGAGGCTTTAGTTAGTAATCAGTCCAACTCTGCGGAGTTAATGCTGGATGAGAAAACTGCAGAAGAATCACAGTCATCTATGACAGAAGTAAAGGGTATGCAGTTTTCGGAAGAGATTTCTTTGAATCACAGGCAGACAACAACATCTTATGAAGAAAGTAAGGACAATGTGGGGAGCATGGCCCACCAGCAAGTGGACGAACTGACTCTGGAAGAATGTAGAACTTGTGAACTGAAGGGATGCGTACGTAAATTAGAGGAAGAGAATGCAGGAGATGTAGCAGAACAGACGTGTGATAATGGGGAGAGAGATGAGGAAAAAATAGATGGAGTGATGGAGGTAGGAGAAGAAAATCAGAGTTTCCACACCAGCACTTTGATTTTCGAGTGCCCAAGAGTAGAGAAAACTAATGAACAGCAAGTGCATTTATTCACCAATGCGGAGCAACAAGAATTCTCTGACAATGACGACGTTTCGAATGCCACCAATTCATGGAGAACAGGGGGAGATCTTGACAGCACTGATAGCTATGCTTTGGAGAACACGCTTGCCGACACCCGTCCCTTGATCCGATACAGGAGTGATGAGACAGACATGAACACTCAAGCATCACACTTAGGCGAGACCGActccagtgaggatgaagaACAAGAGTCAGGAGCGGGAATttttgaaaaggaaaaaaggtACAGCCTCGGTTCTAGAGGCGACCGGATGATAGAGGATCTCATTGAAGAGCCAGAATGGGAGGAGATACAAAAGAGCGAGAATGCAGGCTGCTTTAATAATAGAGAGACTGATACAAGTCAAATAGAGGAGGATGATGGTCACGGAATTGATAAAATTGAAGAGAAAGAGATACATTTTGAAGGCAATGTTGGATGTTTGGAATCTGATGGAAAATCTGTACTGGAGATAGACAGGAAAGCAATGTTAAGTGAAGAGAATATAGACCTAGATCAAGCAGAACAGGACAGGGCTCTTGGAAATAAGGCATATGACCAGACAAACCTGAATAAGGACATGGGTGATCATGTTGATGGAATCGTAAGTACAGGTTCAACTGACACCAAAGCAGATTTAGAAAAATATTGTTATGATAAAGCCACACCCCTAAGTAGTATGGAGGTGGACAGCAATTTTCTACCACAAGAAACAGACTCAACTGATATCAAAGCAGATTTAGAGAAAGACGGTGAAGATGACCCCACAACCCAAATTAATTGGGAGGTGGACAGCAATTTTCTACCACAAGCAACAGATTCAACTGATATCAAAGCAGACTTAGACAAAGACAGTGAAGATGACCCCACaacccaaattaatttggaggtGGACAGCAATTTTCTACCACAAGCAACAGATTCAACTGATATCAAAGCAGATTTAGAGAAAGACAGTGAAGATGACCCCACaacccaaattaatttggagatGGACAGCAATTTTCTACCACAAGCAACAGATTCAACTGATATCAAAGCAGATTTAGAGAAAGACAGTGAAGATGACCCCACaacccaaattaatttggaggtGGACAGCAATTTTCTACCACAAGCAACAGATTCAACTGATATCAAAGCAGATTTAGAGAAAGACAGTGAAGATGACCCCACAACCCAAATTAATTGGGAG ATGGACAGCAATTTTCTACCACAAGCAACAGATTCAACTGATATCAAAGCAGATTTAGAGAAAGACAGTGAAGATGACCCCACAACCCAAATTAATTGGGAGGTGGACACCAATTTTCTACCACAAGCAACAGATTTAACTGATATCAAAGCAGATTTAGAGAAAGACAGTGAAGATGACCCCACAACCCAAATTAATTGGGAG GTGGACACCAATTTTCTACCACAAGCAACAGATTCAACTGATATCAAAGCAGATTTAGAGAAAGACAGTGAAGATGACCCCACaacccaaattaatttggaggtGGACACCAATTTTCTACCACAAGCAACAGATTCAATTGATATCAAAGCAGATTTAGAGAAAGACAGTGAAGATGACCCCACAACCCAAATTAATTGGGAGGTGGACACCAATTTTCTACCACAAGCAACAGATTCAATTGATATCAAAGCAGATTTAGAGAAAGACAGTGAAGATGACCCCACaacccaaattaatttggaggtGGACACCAATTTTCTACCACAAGCAACAGATTCAACTGATATCAAAGCAGATTTAGAGAAAGACAGTGAAGATGACCCCACAACCCAAATTAATTGGGAGGTGGACACCAATTTTCTACCACAAGAAACAGATTCAACTGATATCAAAGCAGATTTAGAGAAAGACAGTGAAGATGACCCCACAACCCAAATTAATTGGGAGGTGGACAGCAATTTTCTACCACAACCAACAGATTCAACTGATATCAAAGCAGATTTAGAGAAAGACAGTGAAGATGACCCCACAACCCAAATTAATTGGGAGGTGGACACCAATTTTCTACCACAAGAAACAGATTCAACTGATATCAAAGCAGATTTAGAGAAAGACAGTGAAGATGACCCCACaacccaaattaatttggagatGGACAGCAATTTTCTACCACAAGCAACAGATTCAACTGATATCAAAGCAGATTTAGAGAAAGACAGTGAAGATGACCCCACaacccaaattaatttggagatGGACAGCAATTTTCTACCACAAGCAACAGATTCAACTGATATCAAAGCAGATTTAGAGAAAGACAGTGAAGATGACCCCACaacccaaattaatttggaggcGGAGAGCAAGTTTCTACCACAAGAAACAGATTCAACTGATATCAAAGCAGATTTAGAGAAAGACAGTGAAGATGACCCCACaacccaaattaatttggaggcGGACAGCAATTTTCTGCCACAGCAAGGAACTATAGAATGTGAGGAATTCATGGAGCCAAAGAGTCATGCCAGCTGTGACAGTGAAACAAACCTtgtcaatcctgttaatatcaACAGTGAAGAAAGCTCAGGGAATTTGTCAGACAATGAGGAAGGTATCAGAAAAGAATCATTTGTTGAGAACTTCACGATATCATCATATGGGCAGTCACCATCCACTGAAAATGACAACACCAGTGAGATATTACATTCACAAACTGTGACTTCAGACGAAGGGTCAGAAAAAGTGCTGAAAAGTGAGGTAACGGAAATGCGTCCTGAGCAGAAAGAGGAGGATGGCGAGAACTCATCCATGCTAACAAATGTGGATTTCAACGATGATCTCTCATTGCACAGTGAGATCACAAGCATCGCAGAAGTTCTAGAACATACTGCCATATCAGACTTAGAGGATTCGTACAGTTCTGAAGATGACTCACCCAATGCCAGTCAGTCATTAAAATCTATCAATCAGGAGGACATCTCTGAAAATCACAAAGAGAAGGAAACAATGACATGTTCTGTGAATGATTCTGGATTAATAGGAGGGACAGAGAAGCATTTTCCAAAATTATCCAGCACCTCTATAGAAAATGCCTGGGGCAGCAGTGATCACATCCAAGATGATAAGAGGGGGATTCTAGGCACAGATTTAAAGGCATCTGaccagtttatccaaagtgacgaaaacataaaagaatacttttcatACAccgagcaaaaatatggagagTCAAAAGCTTCGGAACAGCAAAATGGAAACGATCATGATAGTGAAACAAAGGAAGATGAGATCTTCACAGCAGAAGTTGAGGGACTTCCCCGAATACATGAAAAATGCACAGAGTTGTTCAGCGCCACTCTTAATGAAGAGTTCTGGAATTCTAATGGAAAGATGGGAGCCTTCTTTCATCCACAGGAGTGTGGGAATTCGGAATGCGTTCACACGCACCCTAATCAGAACGCGGAAAATACAGAGAACATGCTAGAAACAAAACAATGCACAGAATTAAGACTAAAGGAGGCTCAATCACACGGTCTACCAGTGCAAGAGCAGATCCCGGCTCACATCGAGCAGCTATTGTACGAAAACATGGAAAGAGACAAGAAACATTCTGAAGAATCTCTGGAAGAGGAAgactcctggtctggtggagaAGATTAG